A genomic region of Trifolium pratense cultivar HEN17-A07 linkage group LG3, ARS_RC_1.1, whole genome shotgun sequence contains the following coding sequences:
- the LOC123914361 gene encoding protein DETOXIFICATION 16-like, whose product MSLNSPLIVEETKQNNKQEERRELVEEVKKQLWLSGPLISVTLLNFGINLISVMFVGHLGELSLSGASMATSFASVTGFSLLVGMASALDTLCGQSYGAKQYRMLGVHMQRAMFILMIVAIPLAIIWANTRSILTFLGQDLEISREAGNYAMLMVPCLFAYGLLQCLNRFLQTQNIVFPMMFSSAVTTLLHLPLCWIMVYKSGLGSRGAAIANSISYWVNVTILALYVKFSPSCKKTWNGFSKEALALNNIPIFLKLAIPSAVMVCLEMWSFELMVLLSGLLPNPKLETSVLSICLNTSAAVWMIPFGLSGAISIRVSNELGAGHPRAARLAVYVVVVIAIIESIVVGAAMILIRNIWGYAYSNEEEVVKYVASMLPILAVSNFLDGMQCVLSGTARGVGWQKIGAYINLGSYYLVGIPAAVVLAFVLHIGGKGLWLGIICALIVQVFCLTIVTIRTDWEKEAKKATDRVYNSITTENLVS is encoded by the exons atgtCTCTTAATTCTCCATTGATTGTTgaagaaacaaaacagaacaacaaacaagaagaaagaagagaatTAGTTGAAGAAGTTAAGAAACAGTTATGGCTATCAGGACCATTGATTTCAGTTACTCTTTTAAATTTTGGTATCAATCTTATATCAGTTATGTTTGTTGGTCATCTTGGTGAGTTGTCTCTCTCTGGTGCTTCTATGGCTACTTCTTTTGCTTCTGTCACTGGTTTCAGTTTATTG GTAGGAATGGCAAGTGCCTTGGACACATTATGTGGACAATCATACGGCGCAAAGCAGTACCGCATGCTCGGCGTGCACATGCAAAGAGCCATGTTCATTCTCATGATCGTCGCGATTCCCCTAGCGATTATTTGGGCAAACACAAGATCCATCCTCACATTCCTTGGCCAAGATCTGGAAATATCTAGAGAGGCAGGGAACTACGCTATGTTAATGGTTCCATGTCTTTTTGCTTATGGTCTTCTACAATGCCTCAACAGATTCTTACAAACTCAAAATATTGTATTTCCAATGATGTTTAGCTCTGCGGTTACAACATTACTTCATCTTCCTCTATGTTGGATTATGGTATACAAGTCTGGATTAGGGAGCAGAGGGGCTGCCATAGCAAATTCTATATCCTATTGGGTTAATGTTACCATATTAGCACTCTATGTCAAGTTTTCTCCTTCATGTAAAAAAACATGGAATGGCTTTTCTAAGGAAGCACTTGCACTGAACAATATACCAATTTTCTTGAAGCTTGCCATTCCTTCAGCTGTAATGGTTTG TTTGGAAATGTGGTCATTTGAGTTAATGGTTCTCCTTTCCGGTCTTCTTCCAAATCCAAAGTTGGAAACATCAGTACTTTCTATCTG TTTGAATACATCAGCAGCTGTTTGGATGATCCCATTTGGACTTAGTGGAGCTATAAG CATTCGTGTTTCGAATGAACTTGGGGCTGGTCATCCACGGGCCGCACGTTTGGCAGTGTACGTCGTTGTAGTGATTGCCATTATTGAAAGCATCGTAGTTGGAGCAGCGATGATACTAATTCGCAATATATGGGGCTATGCTTATAGCAATGAAGAAGAAGTTGTCAAATATGTAGCAAGTATGTTGCCAATTCTTGCAGTATCCAACTTCCTGGATGGAATGCAATGTGTTCTTTCAG GCACCGCTAGAGGAGTTGGTTGGCAAAAAATCGGCGCGTATATCAATCTGGGATCATACTATTTAGTTGGGATTCCAGCAGCCGTTGTCCTAGCTTTTGTATTGCATATTGGTGGGAAG GGGCTGTGGTTGGGGATCATATGTGCACTCATTGTTCAAGTTTTTTGTCTAACGATCGTTACAATTCGCACTGATTGGGAGAAAGAG GCAAAGAAGGCTACTGATAGAGTTTATAATTCAATAACAACAGAGAACTTAGTCTCAtga